Proteins encoded by one window of Tunturibacter psychrotolerans:
- a CDS encoding nuclear transport factor 2 family protein produces the protein MSSESKVALVPPFTQETAILKVRKAEDGWNSRNPEQVALAYTLDSKWRNRSEFVTGREQIVQFLTRKWQKELDYRLIKELWAFGGSRIAVRFAYESHDATGQWFRSYGNENWEFGEGGIMHHRYACINDLPIKESERLYHWPLGRRPDDHPSLTELGL, from the coding sequence ATGAGCAGTGAATCGAAAGTCGCACTTGTCCCACCGTTCACACAGGAGACCGCAATCCTCAAGGTACGTAAGGCCGAAGACGGCTGGAACTCGCGTAATCCGGAGCAGGTCGCCCTCGCTTATACCCTCGACAGCAAGTGGCGCAATCGCTCGGAGTTCGTCACCGGGCGAGAGCAGATCGTGCAGTTTCTCACTCGCAAATGGCAAAAAGAGTTGGACTATCGGCTCATCAAAGAGCTCTGGGCGTTTGGAGGCTCGCGGATCGCAGTCCGGTTCGCGTATGAGTCGCATGATGCAACTGGGCAGTGGTTCCGTTCTTACGGAAATGAAAACTGGGAGTTCGGCGAAGGCGGAATCATGCATCATCGCTATGCGTGCATTAACGATCTTCCAATTAAAGAGAGCGAGCGCCTCTATCATTGGCCGCTCGGTCGGCGTCCAGACGACCACCCAAGCCTTACCGAGCTCGGCCTGTAA
- a CDS encoding OmpA family protein, whose amino-acid sequence MPDSYFSSLSNLFPTSAVQSIAGHFGASERTVLSGIQSSIAAVLGGLAQKSNDKGFIGQIAQLASSTPENAATSALAHDALTNPNSSFLSGANQLLTSTFGGKLGSITDALSSQTGLRSTAISTLLSLGGTTVLSLLGNKFRDGSLNASSLPGFLQKESAALQGHLPVGFSAGTATVTTHKVDVNPVVAQTVQVEKSRSFWPWLLGLLVAALLLGYWWFHSRPEPVAVATPAPVVAPVPPKITSSYGADLGSLVDVKLCDGSTLRVPERGMEGKLITFIEDPAHKPDKTSWFDFDRLLFDTDSATLQPQSTDQLNDVAATLKACPNIHLNVGGYTDNTGDAKHNQKLSQDRADSVVAQLETMGIAPNRLVAKGYGDHNPVADNSTEEGRALNRRISVLVTAK is encoded by the coding sequence ATGCCAGATTCCTACTTTTCGTCTCTTTCCAACTTGTTCCCCACCTCGGCCGTTCAGAGCATTGCCGGTCACTTCGGGGCGTCAGAGCGAACCGTCCTCAGCGGCATTCAATCATCGATCGCTGCGGTGCTCGGTGGTCTCGCGCAGAAGTCTAACGATAAGGGTTTTATCGGCCAAATTGCTCAACTGGCTTCGTCGACCCCGGAGAACGCTGCGACATCCGCACTTGCCCATGACGCTCTCACCAACCCCAACTCCTCGTTTCTTTCTGGAGCAAATCAGTTGCTCACCAGCACCTTCGGCGGCAAACTTGGCTCCATTACTGATGCACTGAGCAGTCAGACCGGACTGCGCTCAACGGCAATTTCCACTCTGCTGTCGCTTGGCGGTACGACCGTTCTAAGTCTGCTTGGGAACAAATTCCGCGATGGCAGCTTGAACGCGAGCAGTCTTCCAGGGTTTCTGCAAAAGGAAAGTGCTGCGCTGCAAGGGCATCTTCCAGTGGGATTTAGCGCAGGCACCGCTACGGTTACTACGCACAAAGTAGACGTCAACCCCGTAGTCGCCCAGACAGTACAGGTAGAAAAAAGCCGTTCCTTCTGGCCTTGGTTGCTGGGCCTGCTGGTGGCTGCACTGTTGCTTGGTTATTGGTGGTTCCACTCTCGACCGGAGCCAGTAGCGGTTGCTACCCCAGCGCCAGTCGTTGCTCCCGTCCCGCCCAAAATCACGTCCTCCTACGGAGCCGATCTGGGCTCGCTGGTCGATGTCAAGCTATGCGACGGATCTACGTTGCGGGTTCCAGAGCGAGGAATGGAAGGGAAGCTGATTACATTCATCGAGGATCCTGCTCACAAACCCGACAAAACCTCGTGGTTCGACTTTGACCGTCTGCTCTTCGATACCGACTCAGCTACTCTGCAGCCGCAGTCTACCGATCAACTCAACGATGTCGCAGCCACCCTCAAGGCCTGTCCTAACATCCACCTCAACGTCGGCGGCTACACCGATAACACCGGTGACGCCAAACATAACCAGAAGCTCTCGCAAGATCGTGCCGACAGCGTGGTCGCCCAGTTGGAGACCATGGGTATTGCGCCCAATCGATTGGTTGCCAAAGGATATGGCGATCACAATCCCGTGGCGGACAACTCCACGGAGGAGGGCCGCGCACTCAATCGGCGGATCTCCGTACTGGTAACCGCTAAATAG
- a CDS encoding YsnF/AvaK domain-containing protein yields the protein MNPSLDKLGAVDTTAAHAERETVIPLLEEQFSVAKRVVETARVRVSRVTHDHQQLVDELLNHEKVEVEHVPVDRPIEAMPSIRQEGDVTIIPVVEEVLKVERCLVLKEEVHIRRIKTTERHQEQVTLRKQEVLVSRTPIEHSEVPD from the coding sequence ATGAATCCGTCCCTTGATAAATTGGGCGCGGTCGACACGACAGCCGCGCACGCCGAACGGGAGACCGTCATCCCGCTCTTGGAAGAACAGTTCTCCGTTGCCAAACGTGTTGTAGAAACAGCACGGGTCCGTGTATCGCGAGTCACTCATGACCATCAACAGCTGGTCGATGAGCTGCTGAATCACGAGAAGGTGGAGGTCGAGCACGTTCCCGTCGACCGACCAATCGAGGCTATGCCATCCATACGTCAGGAAGGCGATGTCACGATCATCCCTGTCGTTGAAGAAGTTTTGAAAGTGGAACGCTGCCTGGTGCTCAAGGAAGAGGTGCATATTCGGCGGATCAAAACGACCGAAAGGCATCAAGAGCAGGTGACGCTGCGCAAGCAGGAAGTCCTTGTCTCCCGCACTCCCATAGAACACTCTGAAGTCCCCGATTAG
- a CDS encoding YsnF/AvaK domain-containing protein — translation MSNFEKIVTLFDTAEHAQAAETNLQHAGFSDGDISILSGSDLPKAGDALREPGLWHRMFGSDIAQHEATVYAKAVESGGVVLTLRAAEADVPKAMAILNQHKLVDVTDRAVDTGVISKASAATLAASTAVAAAVPTKPVTADLGKNEVIRLAEEHLEVGKRLVEEGTTRIRRFVTETPVEKQVTLHEEHAEVVRRAVSDPNFVKDIDWSDQTIEVLETSEQAVVSKSARVAEEVVVGKTGSNRVETVHDTVRRQQVEVERVPGKNPPAART, via the coding sequence ATGAGCAACTTCGAAAAGATCGTGACTTTATTTGACACAGCGGAACATGCCCAAGCGGCCGAGACGAACCTGCAGCATGCGGGCTTTTCTGATGGCGACATCAGCATTCTTAGCGGCTCGGATCTTCCCAAGGCCGGGGACGCCCTGCGCGAGCCTGGCCTCTGGCATCGCATGTTTGGGAGCGACATCGCACAGCACGAGGCGACTGTCTATGCAAAAGCAGTTGAGTCCGGCGGAGTCGTGCTAACCCTGCGCGCAGCGGAGGCAGATGTTCCGAAAGCGATGGCGATCCTGAACCAGCACAAACTGGTCGACGTAACCGACCGTGCCGTCGATACGGGCGTCATCTCGAAGGCTTCCGCTGCAACGCTTGCTGCTTCGACAGCTGTTGCCGCTGCGGTGCCCACTAAGCCCGTCACCGCGGACCTGGGGAAGAACGAGGTGATTCGCCTCGCCGAAGAGCACCTGGAAGTGGGTAAGCGCCTGGTCGAAGAGGGAACTACGCGCATCCGACGCTTCGTCACCGAGACGCCGGTCGAAAAACAGGTGACCCTGCACGAAGAGCATGCGGAGGTTGTTCGTCGCGCTGTCAGCGACCCCAACTTCGTGAAGGACATCGACTGGTCCGATCAGACGATCGAAGTGCTGGAGACCTCCGAACAGGCCGTCGTCTCTAAATCGGCACGTGTTGCGGAAGAGGTTGTCGTCGGGAAGACCGGCTCTAATCGTGTCGAGACAGTGCACGATACGGTGCGGCGTCAACAGGTCGAAGTTGAACGCGTTCCGGGAAAGAACCCGCCAGCAGCCAGGACGTAG